One Micromonospora sp. FIMYZ51 genomic window carries:
- a CDS encoding pentapeptide repeat-containing protein, with protein sequence MLTDESGNDTDPLQLGNDRIRDAAKWLVASAAAVGAAMLAGSQLSSIGELPLGVPDSVAHARLWVAVLGAVAGLSTVVYAIWTAVQILLPKLVLISDLDEAWPQRRSELARVADHFRRNPKYLQGFATPADVINAREELIAAQRDPSTGDDVREQLTTRIADLDERITAIEDTATHEALKDQFKRALHKLMLATAVGAVGIVAFAWAANPPADQPAADLRNARLVDAYLRDADLRNARLDHADFSNADLTGADLTGASINGVVWRNTICPDGTNSDDNRHTCAGHLS encoded by the coding sequence ATGCTGACTGACGAGTCCGGCAACGACACCGATCCCCTCCAGCTCGGCAACGACCGGATCCGCGACGCGGCGAAATGGCTTGTGGCCAGCGCCGCAGCGGTCGGGGCCGCGATGCTGGCCGGCAGCCAACTGTCGAGCATCGGCGAACTCCCCCTCGGCGTACCCGATTCGGTGGCGCACGCCCGGTTGTGGGTGGCGGTGCTCGGCGCGGTCGCCGGACTCTCCACCGTGGTGTACGCCATCTGGACCGCGGTGCAGATCCTGCTGCCGAAGCTGGTGCTGATAAGCGATCTCGACGAGGCGTGGCCGCAGCGACGGTCCGAGCTGGCCCGGGTGGCCGATCATTTCCGCCGCAATCCGAAGTACCTACAGGGATTCGCCACGCCGGCCGATGTGATCAACGCACGCGAGGAACTCATCGCCGCGCAACGCGACCCGTCGACCGGGGACGACGTGCGGGAGCAGCTGACGACCCGGATCGCTGATCTTGACGAACGGATCACCGCGATCGAGGACACCGCCACCCACGAGGCGCTGAAGGACCAGTTCAAGCGGGCCCTGCACAAGCTGATGCTGGCCACCGCCGTGGGCGCGGTCGGCATCGTGGCCTTCGCCTGGGCGGCCAACCCCCCGGCCGACCAACCCGCTGCGGACCTGCGCAACGCGCGCCTCGTCGACGCGTACCTGCGCGACGCCGACCTGCGCAATGCCAGGCTGGACCACGCCGACTTCAGCAACGCCGACCTGACCGGCGCGGACCTGACCGGCGCGTCGATCAACGGAGTCGTCTGGCGGAACACCATCTGCCCGGACGGCACCAACAGCGACGACAACCGCCACACCTGCGCCGGTCACCTGTCGTGA
- a CDS encoding acyltransferase, whose product MRRLARLAARTPADRERYLDLLRALAILLVVLGHWTIASIYYDRHGQPDGHSALPAIPWAYPLTWAVQVMPVFFLVGGYANAASLAAHRSRDGDWGGWLLGRSARLLRPTTALVLMLAGASLVARLAGAEPSMVRTVVWFATIPLWFLAAYLAVVPLTPLMYALHRRFGLVVPAVLVLLVAVGDLGRALGPADLALANYLLGWLAIHQLGFAWYDARRGNCRPAGNGPVGLRSRCLPMSARAALVMLAGGLAVAVLLTAVGPYPVSMINEPGQRMANAAPPSVALLAVATAQLGLILLLRERAERLLHRSRPWQAVIAVNAVVLTVFLWHLSAVVLLVGALHGLGLLPTPQAGSAAWFAWRLPWVLMLAGVLAALVAVFGPIEARTGRTTASRPPATDTDRAGGTDTDRAGGAGRSRGDERPAGRRARNVLTVAGFAAVGYALVTNSVTAKAAAEPLGLPVAALLAYLAGAGTLRLLRSGWGSRG is encoded by the coding sequence ATGCGCCGTCTGGCCCGCCTCGCCGCCCGGACCCCGGCCGACCGTGAGCGCTACCTCGACCTGCTCCGGGCGCTGGCGATCCTGCTGGTCGTCCTCGGTCACTGGACGATCGCCAGCATCTACTACGACCGGCACGGCCAGCCCGACGGCCACTCGGCCCTGCCGGCGATCCCCTGGGCATACCCGCTGACCTGGGCGGTCCAGGTCATGCCGGTGTTCTTCCTGGTCGGCGGGTACGCCAACGCCGCCTCGCTGGCGGCGCACCGGAGCCGGGACGGTGACTGGGGCGGCTGGCTGCTGGGCCGCAGCGCCCGGCTGCTGCGCCCGACCACCGCGCTGGTGCTGATGCTCGCCGGTGCTTCGCTTGTCGCGCGGTTGGCCGGGGCCGAGCCGAGCATGGTCCGTACCGTCGTCTGGTTCGCCACCATCCCGCTCTGGTTCCTCGCCGCCTACCTGGCGGTGGTGCCGTTGACCCCGCTGATGTACGCGCTGCACCGCCGCTTCGGGCTGGTCGTACCGGCGGTGCTGGTGCTGCTGGTGGCCGTCGGCGATCTGGGGCGGGCGCTCGGCCCGGCCGACCTGGCGCTGGCCAACTACCTGCTCGGCTGGCTCGCCATCCACCAGCTCGGATTCGCCTGGTACGACGCCCGCCGGGGCAACTGCCGGCCGGCCGGCAACGGGCCGGTCGGGCTCCGCAGCCGGTGCCTGCCCATGTCGGCGCGGGCCGCTCTGGTGATGCTCGCGGGTGGGCTGGCCGTCGCGGTGCTGCTCACCGCCGTCGGACCGTACCCGGTGAGCATGATCAACGAGCCGGGGCAACGGATGGCCAACGCCGCACCGCCGAGCGTCGCCCTGCTGGCGGTGGCCACCGCCCAGCTCGGGCTGATCCTGCTGCTGCGCGAGCGGGCCGAACGCTTGCTGCACCGCAGCCGCCCGTGGCAGGCGGTCATCGCCGTCAACGCGGTCGTGCTCACCGTCTTCCTCTGGCACCTGAGCGCGGTGGTGCTGCTTGTGGGTGCGCTGCACGGGCTCGGCCTGCTGCCCACCCCGCAGGCCGGTTCGGCGGCCTGGTTCGCCTGGCGGCTGCCGTGGGTGCTGATGCTGGCCGGGGTGCTCGCCGCGCTGGTCGCCGTCTTCGGGCCGATCGAGGCCCGCACCGGCCGGACCACCGCGAGCCGCCCGCCGGCCACCGACACCGACCGGGCAGGCGGCACCGACACCGACCGGGCAGGCGGGGCCGGCCGCTCGCGGGGAGACGAACGGCCGGCCGGCCGGCGCGCCCGGAACGTGCTCACCGTCGCCGGGTTCGCCGCCGTCGGCTACGCGCTGGTGACCAACAGCGTGACCGCCAAGGCGGCGGCCGAGCCGCTCGGGCTGCCCGTCGCCGCGCTGCTGGCCTACCTGGCCGGGGCGGGCACCCTACGCCTGCTCAGGTCTGGGTGGGGAAGCCGAGGTTGA
- a CDS encoding CoA-acylating methylmalonate-semialdehyde dehydrogenase: MNRIGHFIDGKRVSGDSSRRGDVFDPATGRRTGQVELASAADVAVAVDAAERAARTWRDTSLAKRTAVLFAFRELVHARRDQLAEVITAEHGKVLADAAGEVQRGLEVIEYACGIPAALRGGFSANVSTEVDSYSLRQPLGVVAVISPFNFPVMVPLWFVPVAVAAGNAVVLKPSEKDPSAALLLAEWFAEAGLPDGVLNVVNGDAEAVDALLAHPTVKAVSFVGSTPVARYVYQHGTAAGKRVQALGGAKNHMVVLPDADLDLAADAAVNAGFGSAGERCMAISALVAVEPVADELVARIARRISGLRTGDGRRGCDMGPLVTAAHAARVRSYVEAGVRAGALLVVDGREVTPDGDPAGFWLGPTLFDHVTPEMSIYTDEIFGPVLSVLRVGSYDEAVGLVNASPYGNGTAIFTNDGGAARRYQHEVEVGMVGVNVPIPVPMAYYSFGGWKSSLFGDLHAHGADGVAFFTRGKVVTSRWLDPRHGGVNLGFPTQT; the protein is encoded by the coding sequence GTGAACCGCATCGGGCACTTCATCGACGGCAAGCGGGTCAGCGGCGACTCGTCGCGGCGCGGCGACGTCTTCGACCCGGCCACCGGGCGGCGTACCGGCCAGGTGGAGTTGGCCTCTGCCGCGGACGTCGCGGTCGCGGTCGACGCCGCCGAGCGGGCGGCGCGGACCTGGCGGGACACGTCGCTGGCGAAGCGGACGGCGGTGCTGTTCGCCTTCCGTGAGCTGGTGCACGCCCGCCGCGACCAACTCGCCGAGGTGATCACCGCCGAGCACGGCAAGGTGCTCGCCGACGCCGCCGGCGAGGTGCAGCGCGGGCTGGAGGTCATCGAGTACGCCTGCGGCATCCCCGCCGCGCTGCGCGGCGGCTTCAGCGCGAACGTCTCCACCGAGGTCGACTCGTACAGTCTGCGGCAGCCGCTCGGGGTGGTCGCGGTGATCAGCCCGTTCAACTTCCCGGTGATGGTGCCGCTCTGGTTCGTCCCGGTGGCGGTGGCGGCCGGCAACGCGGTGGTGCTCAAGCCGAGCGAGAAGGACCCGAGTGCGGCGCTGCTGCTGGCCGAGTGGTTCGCCGAGGCCGGCCTGCCCGACGGGGTGCTGAACGTGGTCAACGGCGACGCCGAGGCGGTCGACGCGCTGCTTGCGCACCCGACGGTGAAGGCGGTCTCGTTCGTCGGCTCCACCCCGGTCGCCCGGTACGTCTACCAGCACGGCACCGCCGCCGGTAAGCGGGTGCAGGCGCTCGGCGGGGCGAAGAACCACATGGTGGTGCTCCCCGACGCCGATCTGGACCTGGCCGCCGACGCGGCGGTCAACGCCGGGTTCGGCTCGGCGGGGGAGCGCTGCATGGCGATCTCCGCACTAGTCGCCGTGGAGCCGGTCGCCGACGAACTGGTGGCCCGGATCGCGCGGCGGATCAGCGGGCTGCGGACCGGCGACGGGCGGCGCGGCTGCGACATGGGGCCGCTGGTCACCGCCGCGCACGCGGCCCGGGTGCGGTCGTACGTCGAGGCGGGGGTACGCGCTGGCGCGCTGCTTGTGGTGGACGGGCGGGAGGTGACACCCGACGGCGACCCGGCCGGTTTCTGGCTCGGCCCGACCCTGTTCGACCACGTCACCCCGGAGATGTCGATCTACACGGACGAGATCTTCGGTCCGGTCCTGTCGGTGCTGCGGGTCGGCTCGTACGACGAGGCGGTGGGGCTGGTGAACGCCAGCCCGTACGGCAACGGCACGGCGATCTTCACCAACGACGGCGGTGCCGCCCGGCGCTACCAGCACGAGGTGGAGGTCGGCATGGTCGGCGTCAACGTGCCGATCCCGGTGCCGATGGCGTACTACTCCTTCGGCGGCTGGAAGTCCTCGCTCTTCGGCGACCTGCACGCGCACGGCGCCGACGGGGTCGCCTTCTTCACCCGCGGCAAGGTGGTCACCAGCCGCTGGCTGGACCCCCGCCACGGCGGAGTCAACCTCGGCTTCCCCACCCAGACCTGA
- a CDS encoding aspartate aminotransferase family protein — translation MTSDDLLARHRAVLPSWMPLYYAEPIELVSGEGRRVTDAQGRTYLDFFGGVLTNMIGYDIPEIREAVQRQLDTGIVHSSTLYLIRQQVELAEKIARVSGIPDARVFFTNSGTEANEAALLVATNHRRSHQILAVRNSYHGRSYAAMGVTGNRGWSASALNPLQVAWLHSGERLRGLLARLDPADRLDAAVEDLREVLATQTAGDVACLIAEPIQGVGGFVHGPDGLFAAWKKVLDEHGILLISDEVQTGWGRTGEHFWGYQAHGVTPDLLTFAKGIGNGFALAGVVGRAEVLEAVPAISFSTFGGNPVSTAAGNAVLDYLLDHDLQANAERVGAILGDGLRAAVGELAQVAEVRGKGLMLAVEFVRPGCAEPDPALATRVFESCREGGLLVGKGGLYGNVIRMGPPLTLTEEEAREGLAILVDAIRAGIEVEQVSA, via the coding sequence ATGACCTCCGACGATCTGTTGGCCCGGCACCGGGCCGTGCTCCCGTCCTGGATGCCGCTCTACTACGCCGAGCCGATCGAGCTGGTCTCCGGCGAAGGTCGTCGGGTCACCGACGCTCAGGGCCGCACCTACCTGGACTTCTTCGGCGGCGTGCTGACCAACATGATCGGCTATGACATCCCGGAGATCCGGGAGGCCGTGCAGCGGCAGCTGGACACCGGCATCGTGCACAGTTCCACGCTGTACCTGATCCGGCAGCAGGTGGAGCTGGCCGAGAAGATCGCCCGGGTCTCCGGCATCCCGGACGCGCGGGTCTTCTTCACCAACTCCGGCACCGAGGCGAACGAGGCGGCGCTGCTTGTCGCCACCAATCACCGCCGCTCGCACCAGATCCTGGCCGTCCGCAACAGCTACCACGGCCGGTCGTACGCGGCGATGGGCGTGACCGGGAACCGGGGCTGGTCGGCAAGCGCGCTCAACCCGCTCCAGGTGGCCTGGCTGCACTCCGGTGAGCGGCTGCGCGGTCTGCTGGCCCGCCTGGACCCGGCCGATCGGCTGGACGCGGCGGTGGAGGACCTGCGCGAGGTGCTCGCCACCCAGACCGCAGGCGACGTGGCCTGCCTGATCGCCGAACCGATCCAGGGCGTCGGCGGCTTCGTGCACGGCCCGGACGGGCTCTTCGCGGCCTGGAAGAAGGTTCTCGACGAGCACGGCATCCTGCTGATCTCCGACGAGGTGCAGACCGGCTGGGGGCGTACCGGCGAGCACTTCTGGGGTTACCAGGCGCACGGCGTCACCCCGGACCTGCTCACCTTCGCCAAGGGCATCGGCAACGGCTTCGCCCTGGCCGGCGTGGTGGGCCGGGCCGAGGTGTTGGAGGCGGTGCCGGCGATCAGCTTCTCCACCTTCGGCGGCAACCCGGTCTCCACCGCCGCCGGCAACGCGGTCCTGGACTACCTGCTCGACCACGACCTTCAGGCCAACGCCGAGCGGGTCGGCGCGATCCTCGGCGACGGGCTGCGCGCCGCGGTGGGCGAGCTGGCCCAGGTCGCCGAGGTACGCGGGAAGGGGCTGATGCTCGCGGTCGAGTTCGTCCGGCCGGGCTGCGCCGAACCGGACCCGGCGCTGGCCACCCGGGTCTTCGAGTCCTGCCGGGAGGGCGGCCTGCTGGTCGGCAAGGGCGGCCTGTACGGCAACGTGATCCGGATGGGTCCGCCGCTGACGCTCACCGAGGAGGAGGCCCGGGAGGGCCTGGCCATCCTCGTCGACGCGATCCGCGCCGGCATCGAGGTCGAGCAGGTGAGCGCGTGA
- the murD gene encoding UDP-N-acetylmuramoyl-L-alanine--D-glutamate ligase translates to MRLSELRGRTVAVWGAGREGRAAVTAIAAHGPADLVAVDDSANFLSLPWEGPLAEAAPLITGEEGFDRLAAADVVVRSPGVPQTHPWLVELRRRGVTVTQGTALWMADHGERTVGVTGSKGKSTTSSLISHLLIAVDRPNVFGGNIGVPTLDLPEAELYVLELSSYQCSDLTDSPRVAVVTALFPEHLDAHGGEREYYRDKLNLLAYGPRTVVVNGTDPRLLVELGDRAAVRAATADSVNVATGPDGRPWFHLVDRPLFPRAVLPLVGRHNEGNLCVALAVLDALGVDLVDRKDTLAVAVAEFQGLAHRLTEIADPSGLTFVDDTLATSPYAAMHAIDAYDGRPLTVIVGGNDRGVDYTPLRDHLAERELTVIGIPDSGPRIVEALDGLPKVRTELVEDLAEAVRVARQVTPAGGVVLLSPAAPSYGRFRNFEHRSEVFAEAVRTTAPV, encoded by the coding sequence GTGCGCCTGTCTGAGCTGCGCGGACGTACCGTCGCCGTCTGGGGGGCCGGTCGGGAGGGGCGGGCTGCGGTGACCGCGATCGCCGCCCACGGCCCGGCGGACCTGGTCGCCGTGGACGACAGCGCCAACTTCCTCTCGCTGCCCTGGGAAGGGCCGCTGGCGGAGGCCGCCCCGTTGATCACCGGCGAGGAGGGCTTCGACCGGCTGGCCGCCGCCGACGTGGTGGTCCGCTCACCGGGCGTGCCGCAGACCCACCCGTGGCTGGTGGAGCTGCGCCGCCGGGGCGTGACCGTCACCCAGGGCACCGCGCTCTGGATGGCCGATCACGGCGAACGCACCGTCGGGGTGACCGGCAGCAAGGGCAAGAGCACCACGTCGAGCCTGATCAGCCACCTGCTGATCGCCGTGGACCGGCCGAACGTCTTCGGTGGCAACATCGGCGTACCGACGCTGGACCTGCCGGAGGCGGAGCTGTACGTGCTGGAGCTGTCCAGCTACCAGTGCAGCGACCTGACCGACTCACCCCGGGTGGCGGTGGTCACCGCGCTCTTCCCCGAGCACCTCGACGCGCACGGCGGCGAGCGGGAGTACTACCGGGACAAGCTGAACCTGCTGGCGTACGGGCCGCGCACGGTGGTGGTCAACGGCACCGATCCCCGGCTGCTCGTCGAGTTGGGCGACCGGGCGGCGGTACGTGCCGCCACGGCGGACTCGGTGAACGTCGCAACCGGGCCGGACGGGCGTCCCTGGTTCCACCTGGTCGACCGGCCGCTCTTTCCCCGGGCGGTGTTGCCGCTGGTCGGGCGGCACAACGAGGGCAACCTCTGCGTGGCCCTGGCGGTGCTCGACGCGCTCGGTGTGGACCTGGTCGACCGCAAGGACACCCTGGCCGTGGCGGTGGCCGAGTTCCAGGGGCTGGCCCACCGGCTCACCGAGATCGCCGACCCGTCCGGCCTGACCTTCGTCGACGACACCCTGGCCACCAGCCCGTACGCGGCCATGCACGCGATCGACGCGTACGACGGGCGACCGCTGACCGTGATCGTCGGCGGCAACGACCGAGGGGTCGACTACACGCCGTTGCGCGACCACCTGGCCGAGCGGGAACTCACCGTGATCGGCATACCGGACAGCGGCCCGCGTATCGTCGAGGCGCTCGACGGGCTGCCGAAGGTGCGTACCGAACTGGTCGAGGACCTGGCCGAGGCGGTGCGGGTCGCCCGGCAGGTCACCCCGGCCGGCGGGGTCGTGCTGCTGTCGCCGGCCGCCCCCAGCTATGGCCGGTTCCGCAACTTCGAACACCGCTCCGAGGTGTTCGCCGAGGCCGTCCGCACCACCGCCCCGGTCTGA
- a CDS encoding PucR family transcriptional regulator → MSRVFPTVREVLALPPVRHGAPRLVAGEAGLDRPVRWVHVAEVPDIATLLGGGELVLTTGIGLPGDDAGLRAFIGDLAGVAVSGLVVELGRRYLSGVPRVMVAAAQRHGLPLVELRRVTPFVRITEAVHALIVDAQLTELRATEEIHQRFTELSVEGADPPEVIRQAAELSGCPVVLENLSRQVLGYDPAGEPAELLLDGWEQHSRRIRPAGRTAYDPDSGWLVTMVGARGEDWGRLLLRWPGGGDLGGPGGAMRAAGAPPTRLTILVERAASALALGRLIRRDAEGLVRQVHRTLLTALLDRSRPVDEVALRARGLGLVLERRHLVGVVVRHRSDEPAGDGGPIADSGGDADWAPTGGDPGPARLRDLAEAVGQALIEANLTGLTSAVDDQAVGALLALPDPAAEERALAAFAAALRRNRPRVAGDLIIAAGSGVGSLREAGRSLTEARQVAEAARRDRRDLPIFRLPHVGLAGLLHLLRDEPRLQTFVERELGALLAYDARHPREQLLGTLRAYLQQGRNKSAAASAAHLSRPAFYERLARIGRILDVDLDSVDACLSLHVALLALDAIRTP, encoded by the coding sequence GTGTCGCGCGTGTTCCCTACCGTCCGTGAGGTCCTGGCGTTGCCTCCGGTCCGCCACGGCGCTCCGCGCCTGGTCGCCGGCGAGGCCGGACTGGACCGGCCGGTGCGCTGGGTGCACGTGGCCGAGGTGCCGGACATCGCCACCCTGCTCGGCGGTGGTGAGCTGGTGCTCACCACCGGCATCGGGCTGCCGGGCGACGACGCCGGGCTGCGGGCCTTCATCGGTGACCTGGCGGGCGTCGCCGTCTCCGGGCTGGTGGTCGAGCTTGGCCGCCGCTACCTGTCCGGGGTACCGAGGGTGATGGTCGCCGCCGCACAGCGGCACGGCCTGCCGCTTGTGGAGCTGCGCCGGGTCACCCCGTTCGTCCGGATCACCGAGGCGGTGCACGCGCTGATCGTCGACGCGCAGCTCACCGAGCTGCGCGCCACCGAGGAGATCCACCAGCGGTTCACCGAACTGTCGGTGGAGGGCGCCGACCCGCCGGAGGTGATCCGGCAGGCCGCCGAGCTGTCCGGCTGTCCGGTGGTGCTGGAGAACCTGTCCCGCCAGGTGCTCGGCTACGACCCGGCGGGGGAACCGGCGGAGTTGCTGCTGGACGGGTGGGAACAGCACTCGCGACGGATCCGGCCGGCCGGACGTACGGCGTACGACCCGGACAGCGGCTGGCTGGTGACCATGGTCGGTGCCCGGGGCGAGGACTGGGGTCGGCTGCTGCTGCGCTGGCCCGGTGGTGGTGACCTGGGCGGGCCGGGTGGCGCGATGCGCGCTGCGGGCGCGCCACCCACCCGGCTGACCATCCTGGTGGAGCGGGCCGCCTCGGCGCTGGCGTTGGGGCGGCTGATCCGGCGCGACGCCGAAGGGCTGGTCCGCCAGGTCCACCGCACCCTGCTCACCGCGCTGCTGGACCGTTCCCGGCCGGTGGACGAGGTGGCCCTGCGCGCCCGAGGGCTGGGGCTGGTGCTGGAACGCCGGCACCTGGTCGGCGTGGTGGTCCGGCACCGGAGCGACGAGCCGGCGGGCGACGGTGGCCCGATCGCAGACTCCGGTGGCGACGCCGACTGGGCGCCGACGGGTGGCGATCCCGGGCCGGCCCGGCTGCGGGATCTCGCCGAGGCGGTGGGGCAGGCGCTGATCGAGGCGAACCTGACCGGGTTGACAAGCGCGGTGGACGATCAGGCGGTCGGTGCGCTGCTGGCCCTGCCCGACCCGGCGGCGGAGGAACGGGCGCTGGCCGCGTTCGCCGCCGCGCTGCGCCGCAACCGCCCACGGGTCGCCGGGGACCTGATCATCGCGGCCGGTTCCGGGGTGGGCAGCCTGCGCGAGGCGGGACGGTCGCTGACCGAGGCCCGGCAGGTGGCCGAGGCGGCTCGGCGGGACCGGCGGGACCTGCCGATCTTCCGGCTGCCGCACGTCGGGCTCGCCGGGCTGCTGCACCTGCTGCGCGACGAACCGCGGCTACAGACGTTCGTCGAGCGCGAGCTGGGCGCCCTGCTGGCGTACGACGCCCGGCATCCGCGTGAGCAACTGCTCGGCACCCTGCGGGCGTACCTGCAACAGGGGCGGAACAAGTCGGCGGCGGCCAGCGCCGCACACCTGTCCCGGCCGGCGTTCTACGAGCGGCTGGCCCGCATCGGCCGGATTCTCGACGTCGACCTCGACTCCGTCGACGCCTGCCTCTCCCTGCACGTGGCCCTGCTCGCCCTGGACGCCATCCGCACCCCCTGA
- a CDS encoding RNA methyltransferase produces the protein MGFELITEPDDERIGDYRALTDVELRTRWEPPHGLFIAEGELVLRRALRAGYPARSYLVDAKRVDQLADLDTGDAPVYAATQEVLRAATGFHVHRGVLASFRRKALPTAAEVLASARRVVILEDVNNHTNLGAIFRAVAALGVDVVLLSPSCADPLYRRSVRVSMGEVFAVPYAKLEPWPAALAQVRAAGFTVLAMTPAPDAVPIQRLTADQRARAALLLGAEGAGLTAAAMAASDVRVVIPMRRGVDSLNVAAASAVACWELGRDDPA, from the coding sequence GTGGGTTTTGAGCTGATCACCGAGCCGGACGATGAGCGGATCGGCGACTATCGCGCGCTTACCGACGTGGAACTGAGAACCCGGTGGGAGCCGCCACACGGGCTGTTCATCGCCGAAGGTGAGCTGGTGCTGCGGCGGGCGCTGCGGGCCGGCTACCCGGCCCGGTCGTACCTGGTCGACGCCAAGCGGGTCGACCAGCTCGCCGACCTGGACACCGGCGACGCCCCGGTCTACGCCGCCACCCAGGAGGTGCTGCGGGCGGCCACCGGGTTCCACGTGCACCGGGGGGTGCTCGCGTCGTTCCGGCGCAAGGCGTTGCCGACCGCCGCCGAGGTGCTCGCCAGCGCCCGCCGGGTGGTGATCCTGGAGGACGTCAACAACCACACCAACCTGGGGGCGATCTTCCGGGCGGTCGCCGCGCTCGGGGTGGACGTGGTGCTGCTCTCGCCGTCCTGCGCCGACCCCCTCTACCGGCGTAGCGTACGGGTCAGCATGGGCGAGGTCTTCGCCGTGCCGTACGCGAAACTGGAGCCCTGGCCGGCGGCGCTGGCGCAGGTGCGGGCGGCCGGCTTCACCGTGCTGGCGATGACCCCGGCGCCGGACGCGGTGCCGATCCAGCGGCTCACCGCGGACCAGCGGGCCCGGGCGGCGCTACTGCTCGGTGCCGAGGGTGCCGGGCTGACCGCCGCCGCGATGGCGGCCAGTGACGTACGGGTGGTCATCCCGATGCGTCGCGGGGTCGACTCGCTGAACGTCGCTGCCGCGAGCGCGGTGGCCTGCTGGGAGTTGGGCCGCGACGACCCCGCCTGA
- a CDS encoding cellulose binding domain-containing protein, with amino-acid sequence MVRNRSLFAPAALAALLVLGIGAVGLTSTTGATASAPKAATLAAGEVGTLAATAGCGRAPGLNSGTHTIQSNGKNRSFILRLPNNYNQNNPYRLVFGFHWLNGTAVDVDTGQTVQRDVWSYYGLRQLANNTTIFVAPQGLNNGWANSGGEDVTFVDDMLRLLEANLCIETTLRFALGFSYGGGMSFALACARPNVFRAVAVYAGGQISGCSGGTGRIAYLGAHGLSDNVLSISGGRTLRDRFVTNNGCTRQNPPEPAVNSRTHITTDYSGCAAGYPVRWIAFDGGHTPSPQDGGSSYTFLPAETWQFFTQFTSGTTPPPNPTTPPPNPTTPPPNPTTPPPNPTTPPPGGSACRVAVNVNAWNNGLTEDITITNTGNSTINGWSLVFTLPGGQTITGGWNASYSPSSGQVTARNMSYNGTIAPGASVGIGFQATHTGNTARPSSFTLNGSTCTTA; translated from the coding sequence ATGGTGAGAAACAGATCGCTCTTCGCTCCCGCCGCACTCGCGGCACTGCTCGTCCTGGGCATAGGCGCCGTGGGGCTGACCAGCACCACCGGCGCCACCGCCTCGGCACCGAAGGCCGCCACCCTCGCGGCCGGGGAGGTCGGCACGCTCGCGGCGACGGCCGGGTGCGGTCGAGCGCCCGGCCTGAACAGCGGTACGCACACGATCCAGAGCAACGGTAAGAACCGCAGCTTCATCCTGCGGCTGCCGAACAACTACAACCAGAACAACCCGTACCGGTTGGTGTTCGGCTTCCACTGGCTGAACGGCACCGCAGTGGACGTGGACACCGGGCAGACCGTGCAGCGGGACGTCTGGTCGTACTACGGGCTGCGGCAGTTGGCCAACAACACCACGATCTTCGTGGCGCCGCAGGGGCTGAACAACGGCTGGGCGAACTCCGGTGGCGAGGATGTGACGTTCGTCGACGACATGCTGCGGCTGCTCGAAGCGAACCTGTGCATCGAGACGACCCTGCGGTTCGCGCTCGGGTTCAGCTACGGCGGTGGGATGAGTTTCGCCCTGGCCTGTGCCCGGCCGAACGTGTTCCGGGCGGTCGCCGTGTACGCGGGCGGGCAGATCAGCGGATGCAGCGGCGGCACCGGCCGGATCGCGTACCTGGGCGCCCATGGCCTCAGCGACAACGTGCTCAGCATTTCCGGCGGCCGGACGCTGCGGGACCGCTTCGTCACCAACAATGGATGTACGCGGCAGAACCCGCCGGAGCCGGCGGTGAACAGCCGCACCCACATCACCACCGACTACTCCGGTTGCGCGGCCGGCTACCCGGTGCGATGGATCGCCTTCGACGGCGGCCACACCCCCTCGCCGCAGGACGGTGGCAGCAGTTACACCTTCCTGCCGGCCGAGACCTGGCAGTTCTTCACCCAGTTCACCAGCGGCACCACCCCGCCGCCGAACCCGACCACCCCGCCGCCGAACCCCACCACGCCGCCGCCGAACCCGACCACGCCGCCGCCGAACCCGACCACGCCGCCGCCGGGCGGCAGCGCCTGCCGGGTCGCCGTCAACGTCAACGCCTGGAACAACGGCCTGACCGAGGACATCACCATCACCAACACCGGTAACAGCACGATCAACGGCTGGTCGCTGGTGTTCACCCTGCCCGGTGGGCAGACCATCACCGGCGGCTGGAACGCCAGCTACTCGCCCAGCTCCGGCCAGGTGACCGCGCGCAACATGTCGTACAACGGCACGATCGCACCCGGCGCGTCGGTCGGCATCGGCTTCCAGGCCACCCACACCGGCAACACCGCCAGACCGAGTTCGTTCACCCTCAACGGATCCACCTGCACCACTGCCTGA